The Mercurialis annua linkage group LG2, ddMerAnnu1.2, whole genome shotgun sequence genome contains a region encoding:
- the LOC126667373 gene encoding uncharacterized protein LOC126667373: MMVHMQGLVNAVKELFPYSEHRFCWRHLWSNYRSTFHHQHLKPLIWNIGIASYKSKFVAAMKVLEDSHAEAYAWFSARPREHWSRYYFGTEVKCDILLNNLAEAFNKYILAARVKPILTMFEMIRTQLMKRIFDKQLLGSKFQTDVCPKILKKLDKIIDEGWKYTATPTGGPQVQVSGPGGQFVVNLPERTCTCRRWDLTGIPCVHACAAIHENNEHPRRYIDDCYSKAVYERVYSFVINPMNGADMWETDPNPFNIILPPSPVQQKKRGRKATVRRLEAEELEKQAAEKASDAQATRAKLSRKGRQRIKCSECGQFGHNIRKHLKERGQASGGGEQQPSVNEGEGPMAESEATTEVPHASPAHQTLPSETEAACNLDSQTSAVDDGAPPKRQRKKKSSTEASERYKEHLRKRPRQG; this comes from the exons ATGATGGTTCACATGCAGGGGTTGGTCAACGCCGTGAAGGAGCTGTTTCCCTATTCTGAGCATAGGTTCTGCTGGAGGCATCTATGGTCAAATTATAGGTCCACATTTCACCATCAACACTTGAAGCCTCTGATATGGAACATTGGGATAGCTTCTTACAAATCCAAATTTGTTGCGGCAATGAAGGTTTTGGAAGACAGCCATGCAGAGGCATACGCGTGGTTTAGTGCTAGACCAAGAGAGCATTGGTCTAGGTACTATTTTGGTACAGAAGTGAAGTGTGACATTCTCCTTAACAATCTGGCCGAGGCGTTCAACAAGTACATCCTGGCTGCCAGAGTGAAACCAATTTTGACCATGTTCGAAATGATCAGAACCCAGCTCATGAAGCGGATATTTGACAAGCAACTTTTGGGGAGTAAATTTCAGACTGATGTGTgccctaaaattttaaagaagctTGACAAGATCATCGATGAGGGATGGAAGTACACCGCAACCCCTACCGGCGGCCCACAAGTTCAAGTTAGTGGTCCCGGGGGGCAGTTTGTGGTGAATTTGCCTGAAAGAACTTGCACCTGTAGAAGATGGGACCTGACTGGGATTCCATGCGTCCATGCCTGTGCTGCTATTCATGAGAACAATGAACACCCACGGCGGTACATTGATGACTGTTATAGCAAAGCGGTGTACGAGCGAGTTTATAGCTTTGTTATCAATCCCATGAATGGGGCTGATATGTGGGAAACAGACCCAAACCCCTTCAATATCATACTCCCACCCTCACCAGTGCAACAAAAGAAGAGAGGGAGAAAGGCAACGGTAAGGCGACTGGAGGCTGAGGAGCTTGAAAAGCAGGCTGCCGAGAAAGCAAGCGACGCACAAGCGACGAGGGCCAAGTTATCACGAAAGGGGCGTCAGCGAATTAAGTGTAGCGAATGTGGACAGTTTGGGCACAATATCAGGAAACATTTAAAGGAAAGAGGTCAAGCTTCGGGTGGAGGTGAACAGCAGCCATCTGTAAATGAAGGTGAAGGACCAATGGCAGAGAGTGAA GCTACTACTGAAGTGCCGCATGCGTCCCCAGCACACCAGACATTGCCATCTGAAACAGAAGCTGCTTGTAATCTTGACAGCCAAACGAGTGCAGTTGATGATGGTGCTCCACCCAAAAGACAGCGCAAGAAGAAGAGTAGTACAGAAGCGTCTGAAAGATACAAGGAACATCTGAGGAAAAGACCTAGGCAGGGCTAG
- the LOC126667383 gene encoding uncharacterized protein LOC126667383 yields MESKKTTKLGKEEREGKKRKATSEERFFEVFEIILNYNGDFEWFGYFNEDVAVRKFHIEDIGLNSLDKWLLELKVQGLLMYYWRRAGMYTEELIPMENDDHVMDMALAGAQDGSVDVYVRKLSCDDVCNLRPVFGQTLFELKELEDGDDALELQAVAEAEPVQVLQIEGPGEPVEVLQIESPGEPVEVLQSEVVDEPEVVDEPLEKQQSGGSD; encoded by the exons ATGGAATCCAAAAAAACGACGAAATtgggaaaagaagaaagagaagggAAGAAACGAAAAG CTACTAGTGAAGAACGTTTTTTTGAGGTCTTTGAAATTATTCTTAACTACAATGGAGACtttgaatggtttggttattttaatgAGGATGTGGCTGTCAGAAAATTTCATATTGAGGATATAGGATTAAATAGTCTAGATAAGTGGTTACTTGAATTGAAGGTTCAGGGATTGCTAATGTATTATTGGAGGCGGGCTGGCATGTATACTGAAGAATTAATTCCTATGGAAAACGATGACCATGTCATGGACATGGCACTGGCTGGGGCACAAGATGGTAGTGTTGATGTGTATGTTAGGAAGTTAAGCTGTGATGACGTGTGCAACCTAAGGCCTGTATTTGGACAAACATTATTTGAGTTGAAAGAACTTGAAGATGGGGATGATGCATTGGAGCTGCAGGCTGTTGCTGAGGCTGAACCAGTGCAGGTGCTGCAGATTGAAGGTCCCGGTGAACCAGTGGAGGTGCTGCAGATTGAAAGTCCTGGTGAACCAGTGGAGGTGCTGCAAAGTGAAGTTGTTGATGAACCTGAAGTTGTTGATGAACCCCTGGAGAAGCAGCAGTCTGGTGGTTCAGACTGA
- the LOC126670692 gene encoding E3 ubiquitin-protein ligase SINA-like 10 translates to MPENRVRSFDLELMDCAVCCEPLRPPIIQCQNGHATCNSCSVKMGKCHACTLPIGPMRCRIMEAVVESLTVYCQNRVYGCQESFNYDEKTDHEKYCSFIECSCPIPECNVKGSSETIYAHCKELHQDILTLFNFGRKFAVSVDMHDRGLLLQEEQSDVVFVLNNTKCSYGNIITVFCLGPLSNGSCPYDIEVKFDESSVHRFHSSTKNFQDTNKYYRSLTGFLLDSSDQEFFADGLIKMEISVYRSLELGSADDV, encoded by the exons ATGCCTGAAAATAGAGTCCGTTCGTTTGATCTTGAACTCATGGACTGTGCCGTATGCTGTGAACCTCTACGCCCTCCCATTATTCAG TGTCAGAATGGACATGCAACATGCAACTCCTGCTCTGTAAAGATGGGTAAATGTCATGCTTGCACTTTGCCAATCGGACCGATGCGCTGTCGGATAATGGAAGCAGTCGTGGAGTCTTTAACGGTTTACTGCCAGAACAGAGTATATGGTTGCCAAGAAAGCTTCAATTACGACGAGAAGACAGATCACGAGAAATACTGCTCTTTTATAGAGTGTTCATGCCCGATTCCAGAGTGCAATGTGAAGGGCTCGTCCGAAACCATTTATGCTCACTGCAAAGAGTTGCATCAAGATATTCTCACACTATTTAACTTTGGACGTAAATTTGCAGTTTCTGTGGACATGCATGATAGGGGTTTGCTTCTCCAAGAAGAACAATCAGACGTTGTGTTTGTTCTGAACAACACGAAGTGCTCTTATGGGAATATTATAACAGTGTTTTGTCTCGGCCCATTGTCAAACGGAAGCTGCCCTTATGACATCGAAGTGAAGTTTGATGAATCGTCAGTGCACAGGTTTCATTCTTCTACCAAGAATTTTCAAGACACCAACAAGTATTACCGTTCATTGACAGGATTCCTTCTTGATAGTAGCGACCAAGAGTTTTTTGCTGACGGGTTGATCAAGATGGAAATTTCGGTATATCGATCGTTGGAGCTTGGTTCTGCAGATGATGTTTAA
- the LOC126670322 gene encoding inosine triphosphate pyrophosphatase: MAAKILISSPVTFVTGNAKKLEEVRAIIGKSIPLRSMKIDLPELQGEPEEISKEKARLAAAKVKGPVLVEDTCLCYNALKGLPGPYIKWFLDKTGVEGLHKLLDGFEDKSAYALCVFSFALGPDSEPIVFEGKTMGKIVAPKGPRDFGWDPVFQPDGYDLTFAEISKEEKNKISHRYRALSLVKAHFADVGYEFEIEDSKESDQNDNAAPAPDKDQANKRKREEDGESKKTEEEATTEKKLKEDEKENN, translated from the exons ATGGCGGCGAAGATTTTGATTTCCAGTCCGGTGACTTTTGTGACCGGAAACGCTAAGAAGCTTGAGGAAGTCCGCGCTATCATCGGAAAATCAATTCCTCTCCGATCTATGAAAATTGATC TTCCTGAACTTCAAGGTGAGCCTGAAGAAATTTCCAAGGAGAAGGCTCGTTTAGCTGCTGCTAAG GTGAAAGGACCTGTGTTAGTGGAGGACACGTGTCTCTGCTACAATGCATTGAAGGGACTTCCtg gtccatatat CAAGTGGTTTTTGGATAAGACTGGTGTTGAAG GGTTACACAAATTGCTGGATGGATTTGAGGATAAGTCAGCTTATGCATTGTGTGTGTTCTCTTTTGCACTTGGGCCTGATTCTGAACCTATTGTGTTTGAAGGCAAAACTATG GGTAAGATTGTTGCTCCTAAGGGACCTAGGGATTTTGGATGGGATCCAGTCTTTCAACCCGATGGCTATGATCTAAC TTTTGCTGAGATATCCAAGGAAGAGAAGAACAAGATTTCTCACCGCTACAGGGCACTTTCTCTGGTGAAAGCTCATTTTGCTGATGTGGGATATGAATTTGAAATAGAGGATTCTAAAGAGAGTGACCAGAATGATAATGCTGCGCCTGCACCTGACAAAGATCAAGCTAACAAGA GGAAAAGGGAGGAGGATGGAGAGTCGAAGAAAACCGAGGAGGAAGCTACTACAGAGAAAAAGCTTAAGGAGGACGAGAAGGAGAATAACTGA
- the LOC130015070 gene encoding uncharacterized protein LOC130015070, with amino-acid sequence MGKRKRERRERERQSERDKRWEKGSNSRDNPLQLHDTDSESSQEVVEVSPGGGKLFQINLHHHGDLGDLAYYGGEVQSRIYHIGEIEMSNLDTWCRRLYGGKAIVDYHWCPKGIEYRDGIKAINHEQDFREMAVTGLKAGSVEVYVREYSVKDIKELHEKIKLDLEPPPLPPSTVVIEELVDPEAGPGVEANIPVQDQGPPVILPEIEGVLLIEWHGNNVQAPVIDALEPEDAVAGLEEGVQAAVVDVVQEGLDEVQEGLDEVQEGLDEAQEGLAEGLNLNEHEEVVGTEKESEARLEEVTEEGEVPEGGPDCPPSTLERMAQGLFDHMAEELEGMEGLFDDDDQNEVQAEEHSGQRGKNEGEKPTLDDVELNVEDYIVDPDYDIWDDDDDLITELRSTGQYFEEGPDAQHEDDVDVGSSQRSGGRPRGESQAEFRPGGVDRTIHPEADEQEEEVDSDYIASDDNNTASESDGDGRVKFRMFNEEKEMENPTFKNGLQFVNREQFKKACRQWGIKHRYQLHFPVNEKTRVRAKCFDKSDNVPKCRFEIFASKQNMSDPDDETFLVKTLNLVHTCPKRRSNFHMTSAYLAESFLEEFRANPD; translated from the exons atggggaaaagaAAACGAGAGCGAAGGGAGCGGGAAAGGCAAAGTGAAAGAGACAAGAGATGGGAAAAAGGGTCAAATAGTCGAGATAACCCTTTACAACTCCATGATACTGATAGTGAAAGCAGTCAAGAAGTAGTCGAAG TTTCACCAGGAGGGGGCAAATTATTCCAGATTAATTTACATCACCATGGGGATCTTGGTGACTTGGCCTATTATGGTGGGGAAGTTCAAAGTAGGATATACCATATTGGTGAGATTGAAATGTCCAACCTTGACACATGGTGTAGGAGGCTATACGGCGGAAAAGCCATTGTTGATTACCATTGGTGTCCGAAGGGAATCGAATACCGGGATGGGATAAAGGCGATAAACCATGAACAAGATTTCAGGGAAATGGCTGTGACAGGATTAAAGGCAGGGTCTGTTGAGGTATACGTAAGGGAGTATTCTGTCAAGGACATTAAAGAGTTACATGAAAAGATTAAGCTTGACTTGGAGCCTCCTCCTCTCCCCCCTAGTACTGTTGTTATTGAGGAGCTTGTGGACCCGGAGGCTGGGCCAGGGGTAGAGGCGAATATACCAGTTCAAGATCAGGGGCCACCTGTGATTTTACCAGAAATTGAGGGGGTTTTGTTGATTGAGTGGCACGGCAACAATGTGCAGGCACCAGTTATAGATGCATTAGAGCCGGAGGATGCAGTAGCGGGGCTGGAAGAGGGTGTGCAGGCTGCAGTTGTAGATGTGGTGCAAGAGGGGCTGGATGAGGTTCAGGAGGGGCTGGATGAGGTTCAGGAGGGGCTGGATGAGGCGCAGGAGGGGCTGGCAGagggtttaaatttaaatgaacatGAAGAAGTGGTTGGGACAGAGAAAGAGTCTGAGGCCAGATTGGAAGAGGTTACTGAAGAGGGGGAGGTGCCAGAAGGGGGGCCAGATTGTCCCCCTTCAACTCTAGAGAGGATGGCACAGGGTCTATTTGATCATATGGCTGAGGAGCTAGAGGGCATGGAGGGGCTGTTTGATGACGATGACCAAAATGAGGTTCAAGCAGAGGAACACTCCGGTCAAAGGGGGAAGAATGAGGGTGAGAAGCCAACTCTTGACGACGTCGAGCTAAATGTCGAAGATTACATCGTCGACCCAGACTACGACATATGGGACGACGATGACGATTTGATAACGGAGCTTAGATCGACGGGCCAATATTTTGAAGAGGGACCAGATGCCCAACATGAGGATGATGTAGATGTTGGATCTTCACAGAGATCTGGTGGGAGACCAAGGGGAGAGAGTCAGGCAGAATTTCGCCCGGGGGGCGTTGATAGAACTATACATCCAGAAGCTGACGAGCAGGAGGAGGAGGTAGACTCGGACTACATTGCTTCAGATGATAACAACACGGCTTCCGAGTCTGACGGTGACGGTCGGGTGAAGTTCAGGATGTTCAACGAGGAGAAAGAGATGGAAAATCCAACCTTCAAGAATGGATTGCAATTTGTGAACAGAGAGCAATTCAAGAAAGCATGTAGGCAGTGGGGCATCAAACACAGGTATCAACTGCATTTTCCTGTCAACGAGAAGACCCGTGTCAGGGCTAAGTGCTTTGACAAGAGTGACAATGTACCTAAGTGTCGGTTTGAAATATTTGCATCCAAGCAAAACATGTCAGATCCGGATGATGAAACATTCTTAGTGAAGACCCTGAACTTGGTACACACTTGCCCGAAGAGAAGATCGAATTTCCACATGACCAGTGCCTATCTGGCTGAGAGTTTCTTGGAGGAGTTTAGGGCCAATCCAGATTAA
- the LOC126667458 gene encoding uncharacterized protein LOC126667458, with the protein MGSTEMKKMGKEDRKGKKRKACTEDCLFEVFEIILNYNGQFEDFGYFNEDLAVRKFHIEDIGLNSLDKWLLELKVEGLLMYYWRRAGMYTEELIPMENDDHVMDMALAGTQDGSVDVYVRKLSCVDVCNLRPVFGHTLFELKELEDGDDALEQQGVGEAEPVGVLQIEGPVEAVEVPQIEGPGEPVEVLHIEGQEKGEPLDLLQIEAVEEPSEEQQQIGGSD; encoded by the exons ATGGGATCcacagaaatgaaaaaaatgggaAAAGAAGACAGAAAAGGGAAGAAACGAAAAG CTTGTACTGAAGATTGTCTTTTTGAGGTCTTTGAAATTATTCTGAACTACAATGGACAGTTTGAAGACTTTGGTTATTTTAATGAGGATTTGGCTGTTAGAAAATTTCATATTGAGGATATAGGATTAAATAGTCTAGATAAGTGGTTACTTGAATTGAAGGTTGAGGGATTGTTAATGTATTATTGGAGGCGGGCTGGCATGTATACTGAAGAATTAATTCCCATGGAAAATGATGACCATGTCATGGACATGGCACTGGCTGGGACACAAGATGGTAGTGTTGATGTGTATGTTAGGAAGTTAAGTTGTGTTGACGTGTGCAACCTAAGGCCTGTATTTGGACACACATTATTTGAGTTGAAAGAACTTGAAGATGGGGATGATGCATTGGAGCAACAGGGTGTTGGTGAGGCTGAACCGGTGGGGGTGCTGCAGATTGAAGGTCCTGTGGAAGCAGTGGAGGTGCCGCAGATTGAAGGTCCCGGTGAACCAGTGGAGGTCCTGCATATTGAAGGTCAAGAAAAAGGTGAACCACTGGATTTGCTGCAAATTGAAGCAGTTGAAGAACCCTCGGAGGAGCAGCAGCAGATTGGTGGGTCAGACTGA
- the LOC126667392 gene encoding uncharacterized protein LOC126667392 — translation MKRKGFSRRKRKEKSDYRSGPPGTAGYGLMDSSSSDDVVEVSPAELNCFTINLHIGGELGEWGYHNGEVKSRVYNLDVITMGKFDKWVAKLLPKKLVDYHWKETAVEYNVGIKPISHEDDFMEMARAGSKAGSVEVYVREYSVGDVRKLQPKRSPSPPPPSAVVLEEIEEPKDNFSYPSLGLVLSQENWEKHGDRGFRKKAPGAIRMVQRQGPGVKTQGSQGPWLRRRSASQGPLMIEGQWEPEPPLRTQPLVNQRFASG, via the exons atgaagagaaaaGGATTCAGTAGACGAAAACGAAAAGAAAAGAGTGATTACAGAAGCGGGCCTCCTGGAACTGCTGGGTATGGCTTGATGGATAGTTCCAGCAGCGATGATGTTGTTGAAG tTTCCCCTGcagaattaaattgttttaccaTCAACTTACACATTGGTGGGGAACTTGGGGAGTGGGGATATCATAACGGGGAAGTGAAGAGTAGGGTATATAACCTTGATGTCATTACAATGGGTAAGTTTGATAAATGGGTGGCAAAACTGTTACCCAAGAAGCTTGTTGACTACCATTGGAAAGAGACAGCCGTAGAATATAACGTGGGGATAAAACCAATCAGCCATGAGGATGATTTTATGGAAATGGCTAGGGCTGGGTCAAAGGCGGGGAGTGTTGAGGTGTACGTTAGGGAGTACTCCGTTGGGGATGTTAGGAAATTACAGCCTAAGAGAAGTCCTAGTCCTCCCCCTCCATCAGCAGTTGTCTTAGAGGAAATTGAAGAACCGAAGGACAATTTCAGTTATCCTAGTCTGGGCCTCGTGTTGAGTCAGGAAAATTGGGAGAAGCATGGGGATCGTGGCTTCAGAAAAAAGGCGCCAGGTGCCATCAGAATGGTGCAAAGGCAGGGGCCAGGGGTGAAAACGCAAGGGAGCCAGGGGCCATGGTTGAGAAGAAGGTCAGCAAGTCAAGGACCACTAATGATTGAAGGCCAATGGGAACCTGAACCCCCCCTCCGTACACAGCCGTTGGTGAATCAGAGGTTCGCCAGTGGATGA
- the LOC126667387 gene encoding E3 ubiquitin-protein ligase SINA-like 10 — protein sequence MSDNIVRSFNLEVMDCPICCEPLIPPIIHCENGHTTCSTCSVKVKNCHSCTLPIGSMRNRAMEAVVEAVTVFCQNKIYGCTESFSYDAKTKHEKYCSFVPCSCPLPDCTVKGSSKMIYGHCKEMHTDSFIPFHFGRRFGVSLNLDDRGLLLQEDTSDTVFVLNNTTSSYGNIITVFCLGPMSNGRCPYDIEIKFTESSIDRFHSSTKNFQDTNSYYRSLTGLLIDSSDRDFFPDGLVKMELCVCRSWEFGSEDDI from the exons aTGTCTGATAATATAGTTCGTTCATTTAATCTTGAAGTTATGGATTGCCCCATCTGCTGCGAACCGTTAATTCCTCCAATTATTCAT tGTGAGAATGGCCACACAACTTGCAGCACATGCTCTGTGAAGGTTAAAAATTGCCATTCTTGCACTTTGCCCATAGGATCAATGAGAAATCGGGCGATGGAAGCGGTCGTGGAGGCTGTTACAGTGTTTTGCCAGAACAAAATTTATGGATGCACTGAAAGCTTCAGTTACGACGCAAAGACAAAACACGAGAAGTACTGTTCCTTCGTACCGTGTTCATGCCCGCTTCCAGACTGCACCGTCAAAGGGTCGTCCAAAATGATTTATGGTCACTGCAAAGAGATGCATACAGATTCTTTTATACCATTTCATTTTGGACGTAGATTCGGTGTTTCTCTGAACTTGGATGATAGGGGCTTACTTCTCCAAGAGGACACATCAGACACTGTGTTTGTTCTGAACAACACAACGTCTTCTTAtgggaatattataactgtcttTTGTCTGGGACCAATGTCAAACGGACGCTGCCCTTATGACATCGAAATAAAATTTACTGAATCCTCCATTGACAGGTTTCATTCTTCTACGAAGAATTTTCAAGACACCAACAGTTACTACCGTTCGTTGACAGGGTTACTTATTGATAGCAGTGATCGTGATTTTTTTCCTGACGGGTTGGTAAAGATGGAGCTTTGTGTATGTCGATCATGGGAGTTTGGTTCGGAGGATGACATTTAA